From the Micromonospora echinospora genome, the window TGCTGGGCGGCTACTACCTCACCGGCAACGCCGACCCGACGGCCGACTTCTCCGGCGGAGGCTTCCGGTCGCTGACCCAGTACCGCAGCCTCGCCGACGGGTACACCTTCCCCGGCTGGCAGAAGGACTGGCTGCTCACCCTCGGCCGCTCCGGGGTGCGGGTCAACATGGTGCTGGAGCTGAAGCACTACGGCAACGCCAACACCGGCACGCAGACCTTCACGGTCGACGGGGTCACCTACACGGTCCCGGCCCCGTCGATGACGATCCAGCAGCGTCCCGGCACCACCTGGCCGAGGGCGTACGGGTACAGCCAGGTTCTCGCCGGGCACTGCGACGGGCTCCTCGCCCGGGCACTGTCCCAGTACCGGACCATGGGGTTCCCGGTGAACATCCAGCTCGCCTCGGAGTTGGACACCGACCACGAGTTCGGCACCACCGAGGCCGGCACCGCGTACAACTGGGCCGAGTCGGACGCCCGCGCGGTGACGGCGATGTCCTACGTCGTCGACTGGTTCCGGGCCCGGTCGCTACCGGCCGGCACCACCTTCTCCGTCGGGGCCGGCGGCTTCGACCGCTCCTGCTTCCGGCGGACCCACCCGGAGTCGCTGATGACCCGGCTGGACTTCCTCCAGTGGAACGTCTACGCCACCGACCCCACGCACACCGCGCTGGCCCGGTTCCGTCGCACGAAGGACTGGGCGGTCGCCGACCTCGGGCTGGTGGCGCTCTCCCGGCCGGTGCTGATCGCCGAGTGGGGTGTCCGGAAGGCGGAGTTCCCGGACCAGGCGGCCTGGATCGCCACCGTGCCGGAGGCGATCCGGCGGCTCAACCGGGAGGGCGGTCCCCGGATCACGCGGACGAACTACTTCAACTCGGGCTGGGGCACGCTGATCCCGAAGGACACCGGACTGGCCGCCCTGCGAGCCGCCTACGCGACCAGACCGTACGCATAGGCGCTCCGGCGGGTTGTCGCAGGGGCTCTGGCGGGTGGTTGCGGGCGCTCCGGCGGGTGGTTGCAGGGGCTCTGGTGAGTGGTTGCAGGGGACCCCTGCTCGCCAAAAAGCGGTAGGAAGGGCCCCCTGCAACCACCTGACGCCGTCGGTTCGGCTCAGGCGGTGGCGCGGCGGGTCGGACGGCGACCGGGGGGCGCGGGCGGCTCCGGGCCCGGGTCGGGCGGGGTGGGCAGGGGGCGCACGCAGGAGGTGCCGCCGGTCACCCGGACGCGTTCACCGTCGTGCCAGAGGTCGAGCCCCACGTCCGGCCCGGCACCGGGCAGGTCGTAGCGGACCTCGTCGGGCGTGATGGTCACCCGCAGTCGCTGCCCGCGCCAGAGCAGGCTGAACGCGAGCCGGGTGAGCCGCCGGGGCAGCCGGGGCACGAAGCAGAGTTCACCCCGGTCGTCGCGCAGCCCGCCGAACCCCTGCACCAGGGCGATCCACGCCCCGGCCAGCGCGGCGAGGTGCAGCCCGTCGGAGGTCTTGTCGCCGAGGTCCTCCAGGTCCTGGAGGACCGACTCGGCGAAGTGGTCGTACGCCAGGTCCAGGTGGCCGACCTCGGCGGCCAGCACCGCCTGTCCGGGCGAGGAGAGCGACGAGTCGCGGACGGTGCGTGCCTCGTAGTACGCGAAGTTGCGGGCCTTCTCGTCGGCGGTGAAGTCCCCCGGGCTGCGCAGCATGGCCAGCACCAGGTCGGCCTGCTTGACCACCTGTTTGCGGTACAGCTCCAGGTACGGGAAGTGCAGCAGCAACGGGTAGTCGTCCGCGTCGGTGCCGTCGAAGTCCCACTCGGGGAGGTCGGTGAAGCCCGCCGACTGCTGGTGCACCCCGCGCTTCGGGTCGTACGGCAGGTGCATCGCGTCGGCGGCGGCCCGCCAGGCGGCCACCTCGGCGGCGTCCACGCCGAACCGGGCGGCGACCTCCGGGTGGGCGTCTGCGGCGTCGGCGGCGCCCCGCAGGTTCCGCCGGGCCATCAGGTTGGTGAAGACGTTGTCGTCGACCAGGGCGGTGTACTCGTCCGGGCCGGTCACCCCGCGTAGGTGGTAGGAGCCGGTGTCGGACCAGTGCCCGAAGCCGTGCCAGAGCCGGGCGGTCTCCACCAGCATCTCCAGTCCGGCGTCGACGAGGAACTCCTCGTCGCCGGTGGCCGCGACGTAGCGCAGCACCGCGTCGGCGACGTCGGCGTTGACGTGCAGCCCGGCCGTACCCGCCGGCCAGTAGCCGGAGCACTCCCGACCGCCGATGGTCCGCCACGGGAAACTCGCGCCGGGCAGCCGCAGCTCGGCCGCGCGTTCCCGCGCCTCGGGCAGGTGGGCGTGCCGCCAACGCAGCGCCGACCGGGCCATGGCCGGCGCGACGTAGGTGAGCACCGGTAGGACGTACCCCTCGGTGTCCCAGAGCACGTGCCCGTCGTAGCCGTTGCCGGTGAGGCCCTTGGCGGGAATGGTCCGGTCGCCCTCGGCCCGCCCCGCCTGGATCAGGTGGAACAGGGCGAAGCGGGTGGCCTGCTGGAGTTCCGGGTCGCCGTCGAGCACCACGTCGGCGGTGGTCCAGGCCGCGTCGAGCCAGGCCCGCTGCTCGGCGACGAGGGCGTCCCAGCCGACCGACCGGGCCTCGGTGGCGGCGGCCACCGCCCGGGCGGCCAGGTCCGTCGGGCGCTCCGCCCCGGTTCCCCCCGGGTCGCCCGCCGACCGGTCCGCCGCCTCCGCCGGGTGGTCGACGATGTCGGTACGGGTGCACTCGTACGCCGCGAACTTGGTCAGGCGGAGCCGCTGCCCGGGGCGGAGCGGGCCGCTGAGGGCGAGCCGGAACCGGTCACCCTGGCACCCGGTGTCGGTGGCGGTGGTGTCGGGGGCCTCGACGAGGTGCGCCACGGCGACGGCCACGCGCTGTCCACTGCGGCCGGTGCGGTGCACCAGCACGCCGTCCGGCCCGTCGGACCGGCGGTACTCGGCGACCAGTGGCTCGTCCAGGACGGTGGCGGCGCGGGGGTCGTCGGAGCGTTCCGGGACGCGCTGGTTGGCAACCAGGTCGGAGCAGACCCGGACGTCGACCGGCCCGTCGAGCGCCTCCACCTCCCAGCGCACGGCGGCGACGGGGTGGTGGGCCAGCGAGACCAGCCGGGTGCTGCGTACGCGGACCCGGTGTCCGCCGGGGGAGGTCCACTCGGTGTGCCGCTCGACCAGACCGGCCCGCAGGTCGAGCACCCGTTCGTGGTGGTGCAGCGTGCCGGTGCGCACGTCCAGCGGCTCGCCGTCGACCCAGAGGCGGATCAACGCGGCGTTCGGCGCGCTGATCACGGTGTCGCTGAGCTGCGGGAAGGCGTACCCGTCCTCGGGGTAGCTGAGTTCCCGCCGCTCGTGGAAGCCGTTGAGGTAGCTGCCCGGCATGCCGTACGGCTCGCCCTCGTCGAGGTTGCCTCGCCAGCCCAGCCAGCCGTTGCTCAGCGCGAAGATCGACTCGGTCTCGCCGAGACGGCCGGCGTCGGCCTCGGTCCGTCGGATCCGCCAGCCGTCGTCCTCGGCGCGACGCTCGGCCGGGTGGTCGCTGACGGTCGTGTCGGGCACACGGCCTCCCCGTACTCAGGTGCGCTCGCCATCATCCCAGCACGCCCGCCTGTGCACGCGCTGAGACGAAAGTCAGGGATCAGATCTCACCTTCGCACACTGTGCCGGACTCCGCCCATTTCTACAGTCCGTGAGGGCTGGAGGAGGTATGAGCAGTTGATGACGTCATGGATGGTCGACCTGCCACAGGACGTGCCGCGGGTCAGCGTGGAGTGGTATCGGGACATCGTCGAGTTCGCCGACCGCACCCCGGAGCCGGTGCAGTGGTTCGCCGCGCACTTCACCGAAGGCTCGGTCGTCCTGCTCGGCCTGCTGTTCCTGCTGGCGGCCTGGCGGCGGTTCGGCGGGACGTCCCGCGACCGGGCGGCGGCGCTGGTCGCCCCGGTGGCGGTGGTCCTCGCCTACGGCCTCAGCGAGTGGATCAAGATCCTCGTCGACCAGGAACGACCGTGTCGGGCCCTGGCCGACCTGACCATCGTGGCCGGGCACTGCCCCCCGACCGGGGACTGGTCCTTCCCGAGCAACCACTCCACGATCGCCGGGGCGTTGGCCGCCACGACCCTGGTCCTCGGCCTCCGGCTGGGGCTGCTGGCCGTCCCGTTGGCCCTGCTGGCCGCGTTCTCCCGCACCTTCGTCGGGGTGCACTACCCGCACGACGTGGTCGCCGGGGTGCTGCTCGGCACGCTGGTCGGCACGGTGCTGCTGATGACGCTGTCCGGGCCGGTCGCCCGCCTGCTGGACCGCCGCCGCACCGGCCCGCCGGCGCAGACCCGCACCCCCACCGGAGCCCGGTAGGACCGGCCGCTGTTCGCGGGCCGGAGCGCCTCAGCCGAGCAGCGCCAGGGTGAGGGCGGTGCCGAGGATCAGGAACGGCCCGAACGGGAGGTGACTGGTCCAGCGAACCCGCCGGGCGACCAGCAGGATCCCGGCGACCAGCGCGGAGAGCAGGAAGGTCAGCACCAGCCCGAGCACCGGCGCGGTCCAGCCGTACCAGCCGAGCAGCGCGCCGGTGCCGAGCGCCAGCTTGGCGTCCCCCAGGCCGAAGCCGCGCCGCCCGAGCAGCAACGTGGTGGTGGCGAAACCGGCAGCCAGGGCCAGGCCGCAGACGGTGGCCCGGACCCAGGGACCCGGCCCCGCGCCGGTCAGCGCGGCGGCCCCGAGCAGCAGCCAGGTGCCCCCGGCGGCTGGCCAGGTCAGCCGGTCGGGCAGCCGGTGCACCGCCGCGTCCACCAGGGCCAGCGGCACCGCCCAGGCCAGCCACCAGCCGGCCGCGAGCAGGGCGAACAGGGGCAGGTCCAGCGTCCCGAGCAGCACCAGCGCGGCGAGGACGGCCACCTCGACGCTGCCGGGTGGCGGTCCGACCCGGGCCCGGCAACGTGGGCAGCGGGCCACCGGGGTGAGTGCCGGCACCGGCCGGTCCAGGCCGACCGGGGTGGCGCAGGCGGCGCAGCCGCTCCGGCACGGCGTCTCCGGCGGTACGGCGTGCCGCAGCGCGGCCAGCCGTAGGGGCGGGGTGAGGGCGAGGACGGCGGCGAGGCGCACCCAGGCCGAACGGGTGACCGGTGGCCGGGTCAGCGTCATGTGGATCTCCAGATGCGGGCCGGAGCGGGGGATACGCAAAGTAGTTTCGTCATCGGCGGAGCGGCACGGCCGAGGGTCGTCGCCACCCGGCGCGCCGATCGACACCCGGGCCGACCAGCCACCCGGCCCCGCACACCGCCGGGGCGTACGGCGAGCGCCGCGACGAGCGAATCCGTTGCCGCGTACCGGAATCCGTGGCGGACCGCCCGGGCGACCGCCCCCGCGCCACGGCACGGCGACACGAGCCGGGTGACACACCCCGACGACGACGGGTGCCGCCACTGCATCCCACCACCTTCAATCACTGAGCGTATTCAATCCAATTGCCTCTGTTGCATCGGCTATCGTCAGCCTATGCTCGCCCCTTGGGTGGGACGCAACCGTCGACGGAACACCTCGACCGATGATCGGGAAGAAACCCGACAGAAAAATCGGTACATATCAGTAAGAGTAAATACAGATGGAAGATCGAATGATCCGGACCGGGGCATCCGGACGCGCTGCCGCATACCCGGAAACCGGCCGGACGGGATCCGCATCGAGGAGGGCGGCGTTGCGCGCACGGCAGCACCCCCGGCGTTGGACGGCCTGCCTCGTCACGCTCCTGCTGGTCGGCACCGGCACCGCCTGCGGGACGGGCCCCGAACCGCCCGGCCCGGTCACGGCGGAACACGAGCCCGTCGCTCCGGAGAACCGGAAAGCGGAGGAGGCGGCAGCCGGAAAGGCGGCTCTCGCGGCGTACGCCGGATATCTGACCGCTTCCCGGGCAGCCAGCGCACGCAGTGATCCACACCATCCCGACCTGGCCAAATACCTGGCAGATCCACTTCTGACCAGGGTGCGGCTGGTAATCCGCGAGGCAAAGGAGCACGGTGCCATGCGTACCGGAAAGCTCGTTTCCGACCCGACCGTCACCGTGGTGAGCCTGGACACCGTCCCGGCCACCGTGGAGATCCAGGACTGTCTCGACGCGACGGACTACAAGCTGGTCTACGCGAAGACCCGCAAGGTCGTCCCCGGCACCGGGGCGGGACGTCACCTCGCCACGGCCACCGCGACCCGCTACTCCGACGGGCGTTGGCTGATCAGCGCCGGGGTCGCCCACGAGGACCAGCCGTGCTGACCCGGACGACAACCACGCCGCGCCAGGAGACCCGGGCCGGGGCGGGCCACGCGCCGGCCGGGACGACCCGCCGGCTGGTCGCCGCCCTGGTCGCCACCCTCACCGGGCTGGCACTGACGATCACCGCTCCCGCGCCCGCCGTCGCCGCCCCGGGGGCCGAGTGCCCGGTGGGGCAGACCGACTGCAGCGTCTGGGACGACGACCCGG encodes:
- a CDS encoding glycoside hydrolase family 65 protein produces the protein MPDTTVSDHPAERRAEDDGWRIRRTEADAGRLGETESIFALSNGWLGWRGNLDEGEPYGMPGSYLNGFHERRELSYPEDGYAFPQLSDTVISAPNAALIRLWVDGEPLDVRTGTLHHHERVLDLRAGLVERHTEWTSPGGHRVRVRSTRLVSLAHHPVAAVRWEVEALDGPVDVRVCSDLVANQRVPERSDDPRAATVLDEPLVAEYRRSDGPDGVLVHRTGRSGQRVAVAVAHLVEAPDTTATDTGCQGDRFRLALSGPLRPGQRLRLTKFAAYECTRTDIVDHPAEAADRSAGDPGGTGAERPTDLAARAVAAATEARSVGWDALVAEQRAWLDAAWTTADVVLDGDPELQQATRFALFHLIQAGRAEGDRTIPAKGLTGNGYDGHVLWDTEGYVLPVLTYVAPAMARSALRWRHAHLPEARERAAELRLPGASFPWRTIGGRECSGYWPAGTAGLHVNADVADAVLRYVAATGDEEFLVDAGLEMLVETARLWHGFGHWSDTGSYHLRGVTGPDEYTALVDDNVFTNLMARRNLRGAADAADAHPEVAARFGVDAAEVAAWRAAADAMHLPYDPKRGVHQQSAGFTDLPEWDFDGTDADDYPLLLHFPYLELYRKQVVKQADLVLAMLRSPGDFTADEKARNFAYYEARTVRDSSLSSPGQAVLAAEVGHLDLAYDHFAESVLQDLEDLGDKTSDGLHLAALAGAWIALVQGFGGLRDDRGELCFVPRLPRRLTRLAFSLLWRGQRLRVTITPDEVRYDLPGAGPDVGLDLWHDGERVRVTGGTSCVRPLPTPPDPGPEPPAPPGRRPTRRATA
- a CDS encoding phosphatase PAP2 family protein, with translation MTSWMVDLPQDVPRVSVEWYRDIVEFADRTPEPVQWFAAHFTEGSVVLLGLLFLLAAWRRFGGTSRDRAAALVAPVAVVLAYGLSEWIKILVDQERPCRALADLTIVAGHCPPTGDWSFPSNHSTIAGALAATTLVLGLRLGLLAVPLALLAAFSRTFVGVHYPHDVVAGVLLGTLVGTVLLMTLSGPVARLLDRRRTGPPAQTRTPTGAR
- a CDS encoding prepilin peptidase, whose amino-acid sequence is MEIHMTLTRPPVTRSAWVRLAAVLALTPPLRLAALRHAVPPETPCRSGCAACATPVGLDRPVPALTPVARCPRCRARVGPPPGSVEVAVLAALVLLGTLDLPLFALLAAGWWLAWAVPLALVDAAVHRLPDRLTWPAAGGTWLLLGAAALTGAGPGPWVRATVCGLALAAGFATTTLLLGRRGFGLGDAKLALGTGALLGWYGWTAPVLGLVLTFLLSALVAGILLVARRVRWTSHLPFGPFLILGTALTLALLG